A stretch of the Leguminivora glycinivorella isolate SPB_JAAS2020 chromosome 2, LegGlyc_1.1, whole genome shotgun sequence genome encodes the following:
- the LOC125242292 gene encoding chymotrypsin-like protease CTRL-1: MFIFPLLFGAYFVHLVGALHISGGLFGYVFGFQKICLCRCGVPHRYLSEYSRTGRLLGGEATTAHQFPWLAAVNIASRSIGGSLISDRHVVTAASPLYGKSFNEVSVSLGAHDRCGGGSDPVLNTSVSDIIIHPGFSPTNRDNDIALLKLRHVVTFGRFISPICMPHYGAPESGQVAWTVAWTGTSKNESCTPRVASLPVLPTSSCLKASVDSHLVTPDKGCLGPLGARNIICEADVGAPIMQRHPGFSFRLAGVVSTSSCDRVTSPLYTRIIDHAGWIYRHTHSDCQCL, from the exons ATGTTCATCTTCCCTTTATTATTTGGTGCATATTTTGTACATCTCGTG GGAGCTCTTCACATATCAGGAGGATTGTTTGGATATGTGTTTGGATTCCAGAAGATTTGTCTCTGCA gaTGCGGCGTTCCTCACAGGTACCTGTCAGAATATTCTAGAACAGGTCGACTTCTCGGCGGAGAGGCCACCACCGCACATCAGTTCCCGTGGCTGGCTGCCGTGAACATAGCTTCCAGGAGTATAGGCGGATCACTGATATCTGATAGACATGTTGTGACCGCCGCATCTCCGTTGTACGG AAAATCTTTCAATGAAGTCAGCGTGTCTCTGGGTGCCCACGACCGTTGCGGTGGCGGTAGTGACCCGGTTCTGAACACCAGCGTGTCGGATATTATCATACATCCCGGGTTTTCGCCGACCAACCGGGACAACGATATTGCCTTGCTGAAGCTGAGGCATGTGGTGACATTCGGACGGTTTATTTCGCCCATTTGCATGCCTCATTACG GAGCACCGGAATCTGGACAAGTGGCTTGGACGGTAGCATGGACCGGCACGTCTAAAAATGAGTCCTGCACGCCAAGAGTCGCCTCTCTGCCTGTTCTTCCTACAAGCTCCTGTTTGAAGGCCTCTGTGGACTCCCATTTAGTGACCCCTGACAAAGGTTGCCTTGGACCTTTGGGTGCACGGAATATTATTTGCGAG GCCGATGTTGGAGCTCCTATCATGCAAAGACACCCTGGTTTCTCATTCCGGCTGGCGGGCGTCGTATCTACTTCATCATGTGACCGAGTCACCAGTCCGCTCTACACGAGAATCATAGACCATGCTGGCTGGATATATCGGCATACCCATAGTGACTGTcaatgtctttaa